The nucleotide window CGGAGTGTTGACGGCCCCGCAAGGCTGATGCCGCCGGACCGCCGCTGACCCCGTACGCCCGTCGACCTCGGCCGACGGGCGGCGGCCGGGGCCCCCACGGGGCGCCGACGGGCCCCGTCCCGCCCCCTCCGGGACGGTCGGGGCCCGTCGTCCTCCTTCGCCATCCGGCCAGTTGTCCGATACGAGGTGCTGACGCCGCATCATGCATGTGGCTAACATCACGTCCAATGCGGCGACGGGGCGAGGGGGTTACCTCCCGTGCCCGGAGGGCCACGGGAGAGTTACGGAGGGCTGACGTGATGCACAAGATGTGTGTGATGGGCGTGCGCACGTCCTGGCGTACCGTCGCCGACGGCGAGTTCTTCTGTCCGGACTGCGGCGGGGACCGCAACTATCTCCGCAGGACCGGCCGCCGCCGTCTCACCGTCCTCGGCGTCCCGCTGCTCTCCCGCGGCGCCGCCGGACCCGTCCTGGAGTGCTCCGCCTGCCGCGGACACTTCGGCCCCGACGCCCTCGACCACCCCACCACCGTCCGCTTCTCCGCGATGCTCAGGGATGCCGTCCACACCCTCACCCTGGCGCTGCTGGCCGCGGGCGGCACCTCGTCGCGTGCGGTCCGCGACGCCGCCGTCAGCACGGTCCGCGCGGCCGGCTTCGCGGACTGCTCCGAGGACCAGCTGCTCACCCTGCTCGCCGCGCTCGCCGCCGACACCGGCCGGGTGACCGGCAGTTACGAGGGGGCGGCGGCCGGTCACTGTGCCCACCAGGGCATGGACCCGTGCGGCACCGCACTGGCCATAGAGCTCCATGAGTCGCTGGAGCCGCTGGCCCCGCACCTCGCCCCGGCGGGCCGGGAGGCGCTGCTCCTCCAGGGCGCCCGTATCGCGCTCGCCGACGGCGCCTACACGCCCGCGGAGCGCGAGGTGCTCAGCACCGTCGGCAGCGCGCTGATGCTCCGCCCCGCCGACATCCACCGCCTGCTGGCGGCGGCCCGCACGCCCTCCTGAGCCCCCGAAGCGGCCCGGCGGCGGCTGCCGGCGAAGACGACGACCCCGCCACCCGGAAGCGGATGACGGGGTCGGCGGACGCGCAGCCGGAGCGGCCCGGGAAGCTCAGCCCGTGGTCAGCCGTACCGGCAGACTG belongs to Streptomyces sp. NBC_01454 and includes:
- a CDS encoding TerB family tellurite resistance protein yields the protein MHKMCVMGVRTSWRTVADGEFFCPDCGGDRNYLRRTGRRRLTVLGVPLLSRGAAGPVLECSACRGHFGPDALDHPTTVRFSAMLRDAVHTLTLALLAAGGTSSRAVRDAAVSTVRAAGFADCSEDQLLTLLAALAADTGRVTGSYEGAAAGHCAHQGMDPCGTALAIELHESLEPLAPHLAPAGREALLLQGARIALADGAYTPAEREVLSTVGSALMLRPADIHRLLAAARTPS